In the Methanobacterium sp. Maddingley MBC34 genome, TCCAAAAATAAAAAAAAGGATATAAATGAATTAAATGCACTAATCTACAATCTTATTAATCTATTGTAACCATTGGTTTGATTAGATCTCTAGGTTTGTCTTTCATGAGGTAGAGAGCATCTTCAACTTTTTCCAGTCCTTTGAATCTGTGGGTAATAAGTAAACCTGGGTCAAAGCGTCCTGCTTCTACAACATTCGCTAGTTGTTCCATTCGAACTCGTCCACCAGGACATAGACCACCAGTGATGGTTTTGTGAGCCATACCTGCTCCCCATGCATCACGTGGAATTGGTAAGATGTCTCCAGCACTTTTGTAATTTTGTGTACCGAAGTAGTTTATGTTGGAAATTGTTGATCCTGGTTTGGCCATTTGAATTCCCTGTGCAAAAGTTTCAGCGTTACCTCCAGCTACAACCACCGCATCAGCACCTTTTCCATCAGTTGCTTCTAATACTTGTTCTACAATGTCACCGTTTTTGTAGTTAATTATGTCAGTGGCTCCGTACGTTTTAGCTAAGTTAGCACAATCCGGACGACTTCCCACAGCGAAAAGTCTTCCGGCACCTCTTAAAGCTGCACCAGCTACAGCATTTAGACCGACAGGTCCAATTCCTATGACAACAACGTCATCCCCAATTTGGATATTGGCATTTTCAGCACCACTGAATCCTGTGGTGACCATATCGGTTAGCATAAGTGCTGCTTCATCAGACATGCCATCTGGCTGAATAGCTAGGTTTGCATCAGCATCGTTAACCATGAAGTATTCAGACATGGACCCATCTCTTATAAAGGTGAATTGATATCCTCCTAACAGACAATCAGCATGCTGGTGGAAACCGCACTGTGATGCTTTAGCACTCCAGTTAGGTGTAATTGCAGGTACTATTACTTTATCACCAGGTTTGAAGTCTGTAACTTCACTTCCAACTTCATCAACGATTCCTATTGCTTCGTGACCTAAAATACGAATGTCACCACCAAGATCTAAACCACCTTCCCATACAGTGTGAATATCTGAACTGCAAGGTGCAAGAGCTGTTGGCTTTATTATAGCATCCCTAGGTCCAGCTTTTGGTTTTTCCTTTTCAATCCATTCTATTTTATTGGGTGCAGTCATTGCTAATCCTTTCATTTTATCATCTCCATTTTAGTATTCCGAATATTTTCCCGCGGTAACAATAGAATATCCAGACATCTACTCGAGGTGATTTCTTATAATCATGTTATCACATATAAACATAGCGATTGTTCGGTTTGTAATTATTAATAATGTAAATTTATAGCGATTGTTCTCTTTGCCATATATGAAAAAACGATAAATCATAATTATATGCCAAAATAACCCGTTAAAATAATTTTTTTAACCGTAAATATGCCAATAATTCGTTTAAAATAAAAAATAAAAAATAAAAAAGTTCAGATCATTTTTAAAATGATCTTTGAACGGAACCATGCTTCTTTATGGTGTTATAGAATTCTTTCATGGTTTTCTGGAATTTTTCACCCTCAGATGCGGAAATCCACTCAAATCTGAACCTTTCTTCGTCAATTCCAAACTCAGGGAGGAGATCTTCAACAAAATTAGCTCTCCTTCGCCACTTATAATTCCCGGCATCATAGTGACAGTCTCCAAGGTGGCATCCTCCAACGAAAACACCATCAGCTCCTTCTTTAAACGCTTTAAGTACCATTGAGGGATTTATTCTTCCAGAACACATAACGCGAATAATTCTAACTCCCGGGGGGTACTGCATCCTGGAAGTTCCGGCAGTATCTGCTCCCCCATAACAACACCAGTTACAACAAAATCCAACTATTTTAAGCTCATTTTCAGACATTTTATCACCTTACTATTTTAGTAAAACGATTATTCAGTATCTATTCTTTCTCGGGACTGTAAAGCGGCGGTAGTTCTTCACTCATGCCGGCTACAAATCCAGTTTGATCCCGGTATTTTTTCTGCATTCTATGGAAGATACGGGCCACTGGAATTTCCATGGGGCACACATCTTCGCATTGACCACAGTTAATACAGCTGTAACATACATGTGACAGTCTAACTCCCTGGAAGGTTAGTGGATCCGGAGGGGTGTCTCCTGAATCTTCATAGAACTCTTTTTCCAGTTCACACTCTCGGCAGTAGCATATGGGGCATGCATCTCTACAGGCATAACATTTGATGCACCGGTTCCAGTACTCATCCCAGGCCTCCAGGGAGGGATAATTTTCTTCCAGATATTTATCCTGGAATTTCCGGGCCATTTTTATCATTACACCCTCCACTTTCTCCCGTATAGCTACGGCTTTTTCTGATGGGGCTTTAACTTCTATGTATCTGTTCTGTTTTGCTTTTTCCACCAGTTCTTTTCCTTTGGGGGTTATTATTTCTATAAATGTCCATCCGGGTTCAGTTCCCCAGTTTCCACAGGCAATATCTGCATTTCGGGGAACCATTTGTTCACATCTTTGACAGTTCACCCTCCTTCCATAGCCTTCATCTTCCAGATCATCAATTTTCAGATCTTTATGACTACCATCCTTAAGTTCAATGATGAATTTGCCCTTGTCAATCTCTTCCTTCACCACATCGGCTGGATCGATTTCGTAAAATAGTTCTATCATTTTACGGGCGGTAATAGGCAATACTGTACCTCCACAGTTGAGACCTACCTTGTAAATCTTATCACCATTAATTTGATGCCTGTTTTCCAGCTCTTTGATAGCCATTGCATCACAGGGTTTTACAGCCACCGCCAAATTAATATCTTGTAAATGTTTACTTATTAGGTCCCCAAACATGGTGGGTGCACAGTGTAAAGATCCACAGGTATCAGCTAAATCTTTGGAATCTTCAATTAAGTTTGGAATTCCATCATAGATATCTTCCCCATGGCTCAGGTTTAAAACTCCGTCAACCAGGTTGTTGTCAAGGAGGTATTGGAAAATAGAACTTACCGCACCTCCACATTCTCCTTTTTCCAGAGATTTTTCATCTTTTGCTCTGGCCAGTAAGTATTTAGGATCCATATTATCACCTTACAATTTTATTCAATTTTTCTGCAATTTTCTGGATGATAACTACATCATCTTGGGCGTCTCCTGCCACAGGAATTATTTGTTGGATTTTTTGAATGTTACCCGTGCTGTTGGTAAATGACCCGCTTTTTTCTGCCCAGCAGGCACCGGAAAGAACAACATCAGATGATAAAGTTGTGTTGTTTATGGTGGGAGACTGTGTGATTAAAAAATCGAGGTTTTTAAAGGATTCCTCTGTGTAGGACACGGGATCATCTCCCACCACATACAACAATTTCACACTTTCAACGAGGACTTTCAAATCATCTGTATCTAAAGCAGGAAGAATGTTCATAGCCCCTCTGGAGTTACAATCATCCATAACCGGGATTAGTTTAGAATTTGATTTTGAGGCAATTTGATAAAGATCATCCAATTCTTTTTTATGGTCTAACTTACCCACCACAATTGTAGAATGTTCATCCAGCTTACTTTGAATTTCAGGGTCCAGTTTATCCAGAAATTCCCTGATGGATTTAATCTGGACGTATTCATCTGCGTTTATACCGGTGGTGGTTTTCTCAGGAAAATCTGCAGCGATTATGAAAGCACCATTTTCTCGAGCCAGTATTATTCTTCGCCCCATCAATGGGTTGTCTTTCAAAATATCCCCTATTACCAGAATAAACTGGGAGTTTTCCAGATCCTCTAGAGTTCCAGTTTCAAAATCAAAGTTGGGAAAATTATGGTTATTGTAACCTATGTTTTCCACTTCCAGGGCATCAGCGAATTTCTTTAAAATTTCACATTCTTCATTGGTGCAGTTTCCAGATGCAATGATTCCAATTTCATCTCCTTTATAGGATCTTATTTTTTCAGCAGCCAGATTTAGAACTTCTTCCCAATCTGAATCCACCAAATTCCCTTTTCTTAGGAGGGGGGTTGTTAACCTGGTTTTTTCACCTAAAACTTTAAAAGATTCCCGTCCCCGCAGACAGTTTTTCCCCTCATTCACCGGATGTCTCTTGTATGGGTAGGTTCCTACCACTTTCTGGTCTTTGTTTATGAGGTTTATTCCACAACCTACACTGCAGGAAGGACAGATAGTATGGGTTAATTTCATCATTTTTTTCACCTTTACCATTCATTATTTGCAGTTTAATTATCTGGTTCGTATTTCTAATTCATATTTGAATTTAACATATTAATCGCCCTTATACCTGAATAAATTTGTTTTAATGGATAATTTATGTTAAAAAAATCTCATTAAGATTTATTTCAGTATAATCCGCAATATTAGGGTTTGATTCCTTATTAATCTGGATTTTAGTGTCTTTAGTTTCATTTAATATATTTACCATGGTTTCCATGCTTTTGTTAAGGATTAAATGGGACAGTTCATCTGTTCTTTTTTCCAGATCTTCGTTTTGATCCTCACATTGGATTAATCCCTGAATGGCAAAATTAAGAGACATTTTACCCACTGGAGATAAGGTGCATACATATTTCAAAGTTTTTCCATCTGTTTTTACATAATCAATACTCCAATTTGTGTCCCAATCCAGGCTACACTCCTTTAGATTTTTCTCCGGGCGGATCATCTTAATTTTTTCCACATAAATACTCAAATTTATTTTATTCATTTCCATTTTTTTATTGCCTCCATGAAATTAGCAATCTGTTTAAATTTAGGTAACCGAAGGGATTGAGCGATTTAAGGATATTATAGCATGTGAATTGTAATTGGATACTATTCAAGGTTTTATTTGAAATTCATTAAAATACGAAAGGTTTGAATAGTTATTGTCAGTGGTCGGATTTTTTTTCAAGTCATCTGCATTTTTCACTGTTTTTTTGTCCTTGCACCTTTTTTATGGACTATTTTTAGACTTAACTGTGTTTTTATCCCCCGTTACTCTTTCCCTTGATTTAAGGCTTTTTTAGGGCATTTACTGTTAATGTTTTTTAAAACTTTTATCCTATATAAACATAGCGAACAGTTGGTTTGTAATAATTAATCATTATAATAAAGATTAAGTATCATAAAATAACAGGTTATACAATACGACCGATAATTAACCAGATTAATATATGAACCCAAAAAACTTCGTTTCTTGCAATATTGGTTTGCAATTAAATTAACAAACATTTGGTAGCCTAAATGTTTCATTACATAAGCATAAACTGATATTATGTAAATATCTTGGAAAAAACTGATAAAAAATATCTTAAACTTAAAAAGTAAAAGTTTATTAACTCGGTTATACGGAATAATATCATATTAGATCACCTTTCGGGTTTTGATTAATGCTGCTTTGTGATCTCTATCTATATATGCACAATAGGGTTTCTAGGATTAATAATATAAAAAAATATAAAAATTAAATGAGGAATTATGGATACAAAATCTAGAATCATGGAAACAGCCTTCAAACTTTTTTTACAAAAGGGATTTGCTGATGTTTCCTTGAATGAAATAATAAGAGAATCAGACATTACTACTGGCGGATTTTACTATCACTTTGATAGTAAAGATACTCTACTTGTGGAAGTTATTAAAAGATACATATTTAACTATTTCAGTTCAGTTATAGAACAGATTAGAGATTTTGAGGGCACACCTGAAGAAAAATTCAGAACTGTGATTTTAAATATTGTAGGTGATGATTCCACCATCAATGAAACCACTCAACTGGTGGAAAGTGCTGAAAAAATAGATTACAGAGTTTTGCATTTGCTGTTGTTTGAAGGTGTCCAGAAGTATGATATAATAGCTGAACATTACACTGCATTTTATTATGATCTATTGGACTTCAATAAAGAAGTGATCAATGAAGGTATAGCTCAAGGTG is a window encoding:
- a CDS encoding coenzyme F420-reducing hydrogenase, delta subunit (PFAM: Methyl-viologen-reducing hydrogenase, delta subunit) — encoded protein: MSENELKIVGFCCNWCCYGGADTAGTSRMQYPPGVRIIRVMCSGRINPSMVLKAFKEGADGVFVGGCHLGDCHYDAGNYKWRRRANFVEDLLPEFGIDEERFRFEWISASEGEKFQKTMKEFYNTIKKHGSVQRSF
- a CDS encoding theronine dehydrogenase-like Zn-dependent dehydrogenase (PFAM: Alcohol dehydrogenase GroES-like domain; Zinc-binding dehydrogenase); translation: MKGLAMTAPNKIEWIEKEKPKAGPRDAIIKPTALAPCSSDIHTVWEGGLDLGGDIRILGHEAIGIVDEVGSEVTDFKPGDKVIVPAITPNWSAKASQCGFHQHADCLLGGYQFTFIRDGSMSEYFMVNDADANLAIQPDGMSDEAALMLTDMVTTGFSGAENANIQIGDDVVVIGIGPVGLNAVAGAALRGAGRLFAVGSRPDCANLAKTYGATDIINYKNGDIVEQVLEATDGKGADAVVVAGGNAETFAQGIQMAKPGSTISNINYFGTQNYKSAGDILPIPRDAWGAGMAHKTITGGLCPGGRVRMEQLANVVEAGRFDPGLLITHRFKGLEKVEDALYLMKDKPRDLIKPMVTID
- a CDS encoding NADH:ubiquinone oxidoreductase chain G-like protein (PFAM: Molybdopterin oxidoreductase; Molybdopterin oxidoreductase Fe4S4 domain); this translates as MMKLTHTICPSCSVGCGINLINKDQKVVGTYPYKRHPVNEGKNCLRGRESFKVLGEKTRLTTPLLRKGNLVDSDWEEVLNLAAEKIRSYKGDEIGIIASGNCTNEECEILKKFADALEVENIGYNNHNFPNFDFETGTLEDLENSQFILVIGDILKDNPLMGRRIILARENGAFIIAADFPEKTTTGINADEYVQIKSIREFLDKLDPEIQSKLDEHSTIVVGKLDHKKELDDLYQIASKSNSKLIPVMDDCNSRGAMNILPALDTDDLKVLVESVKLLYVVGDDPVSYTEESFKNLDFLITQSPTINNTTLSSDVVLSGACWAEKSGSFTNSTGNIQKIQQIIPVAGDAQDDVVIIQKIAEKLNKIVR
- a CDS encoding coenzyme F420-reducing hydrogenase, beta subunit (PFAM: Coenzyme F420 hydrogenase/dehydrogenase, beta subunit N-term; Coenzyme F420 hydrogenase/dehydrogenase, beta subunit C terminus), with amino-acid sequence MDPKYLLARAKDEKSLEKGECGGAVSSIFQYLLDNNLVDGVLNLSHGEDIYDGIPNLIEDSKDLADTCGSLHCAPTMFGDLISKHLQDINLAVAVKPCDAMAIKELENRHQINGDKIYKVGLNCGGTVLPITARKMIELFYEIDPADVVKEEIDKGKFIIELKDGSHKDLKIDDLEDEGYGRRVNCQRCEQMVPRNADIACGNWGTEPGWTFIEIITPKGKELVEKAKQNRYIEVKAPSEKAVAIREKVEGVMIKMARKFQDKYLEENYPSLEAWDEYWNRCIKCYACRDACPICYCRECELEKEFYEDSGDTPPDPLTFQGVRLSHVCYSCINCGQCEDVCPMEIPVARIFHRMQKKYRDQTGFVAGMSEELPPLYSPEKE
- a CDS encoding transcriptional regulator (PFAM: Bacterial regulatory proteins, tetR family) — translated: MDTKSRIMETAFKLFLQKGFADVSLNEIIRESDITTGGFYYHFDSKDTLLVEVIKRYIFNYFSSVIEQIRDFEGTPEEKFRTVILNIVGDDSTINETTQLVESAEKIDYRVLHLLLFEGVQKYDIIAEHYTAFYYDLLDFNKEVINEGIAQGVIRDDIDITELALLVQTVMVGTVIMWIGMPAMPMEERMEDNMHNLWNFIKK